In the genome of Vicia villosa cultivar HV-30 ecotype Madison, WI linkage group LG7, Vvil1.0, whole genome shotgun sequence, one region contains:
- the LOC131618388 gene encoding LOW QUALITY PROTEIN: agamous-like MADS-box protein MADS3 (The sequence of the model RefSeq protein was modified relative to this genomic sequence to represent the inferred CDS: deleted 3 bases in 2 codons), producing MGRGRVELKRIENKINRQVTFSKRRNGLLKKAYELSVLCDAEVALIIFSSRGKLYEFGSVGTTKTIERYQRCSFNPQQDDHQIDCETQSWFHEVSKLKAKYESLQRTQRQLLGEDLGPLNIKELQNLEKQLEGALAQARQRKTQIMIEQMEELRKRERHLGDMNKQLRLKLEGEGFNLKAMESLWSSNSVAGSSNFTFQQPQSNQPHVYDYGYPAEPFLQIGYQQYVQAEASNVSKNMACETNFMQGFFL from the exons atgggAAGAGGAAGAGTTGAATTGAAGAGGATAGAGAACAAAATAAACAGACAAGTAACTTTCTCAAAAAGAAGAAATGGTTTGCTCAAGAAAGCTTATGAACTATCTGTTCTATGTGATGCTGAAGTTGCCCTCATCATTTTCTCTAGCCGTGGGAAACTCTATGAATTTGGAAGTGTTGG CACTACCAAAACTATTGAGAGATACCAACGCTGCTCTTTCAATCCTCAACAAGATGATCACCAAATCGATTGCGAAACACAG AGTTGGTTCCATGAAGTGTCTAAGCTGAAAGCAAAATATGAGTCTCTTCAAAGGACTCAGAG GCAGTTGCTTGGAGAAGATCTTGGACCTTTGAACATAAAGGAGCTGCAGAATCTTGAGAAACAGCTTGAAGGTGCTTTAGCACAAGCTAGACAAAGAAAG ACACAAATTATGATTGAACAAATGGAAGAGCTTCGAAAAAGG GAACGCCATCTAGGTGACATGAACAAGCAACTAAGACTCAAG CTTGAAGGAGAAGGGTTTAATCTTAAAGCAATGGAAAGCTTGTGGAGCTCAAACTCAGTTGCTGGAAGTAGCAACTTTACATTTCAGCAACCTCAA TCAAACCAACCCCATGTCTATGACTATGGATATCCA GCAGAACCCTTTTTGCAAATAGG ATACCAACAATATGTTCAAGCTGAAGCATCCAACGTTTCCAAGAACATGGCTTGTGAGACTAACTTCATGCAGGGATTTTTCCTTTGA